The DNA region CGACCTCTTCCTGCTGGATTCCGAGGGAGACGACCCCCAGGCGGCGATCGACAGCCTGCGCCTGGGATGTGAGCGCGCGGGGCCGAGGGTCACCACCGTAGTGTTCACCGCCTACACGGTCAGCAAGGAGCAGGCTCTGGAGATGGGCTGCGCCGGCGTGATCCCCAAGCCCTTCGACCTGGACTCGCTGCTCTCCCAGATACAGAAGTACCTGCAGCTCTCCAGGGGCCAGGAGGCAGCTAGCTCTCAGGAGTGAACACCTGAGGGCGCATCATAGAAGGCTCCCACCGGACGGCAAGGAGCGTCAGGATCACCGTGACTATCGCCCCGAGCACGAGCGCGATGGTGGGGGTGAGCCACGCCGCCAGCGCTCCGGCTAGCAGGTTCCCCACCGGCATCATCCCCAGGCCCGCCAGCACCCAGATGCTCATCACCCTGCCCCGCATGTCGTCGGTGACTATCGCCTGCAGCAGGGTGTTGCCCGTGGCCATGTAGGTCACCATGCCCCAGCCAGCGAAGGGCAGCGCCAGCATCGAGAGCGGTAGCCACCTGGAGACAGCAAACACCGTCACCGCGGCGGCGAACACCAGCTGCGCCGTGATCATCAACCTGCCCTTGTGGGGGGTGTCCCCGATGCTGGCCAGCATCAGCGCGGCGATGAACGCCCCCACCCCCATCGCCGTCAGGAACATGCTGTAGCCCATCGCACCCGCGTGCAGCACCTCCTTGGCGAACACCGGCAGCAGCGTGGTGTATGGGAAGAGGAATACGGTCTGCACCACAGCCAGCAGCACCACCACGCGCATCAGCCCGTGGGACCACACGTACCTCCACGCAGCCAGGAGGGAGTTGACGATCCCATCGGAGTACGCCGCCCGGTGCTGCGGTGGGTACTTCGGGCGGATGACGTACATGGCCAGGGCGAACACAAAGTAGCTGAGGGCGTTGGCGAAGTACATCGCGGCCGTGCCCAGCAGGTTCAGAAGGGCTCCCCCTATAGTGGGGCCCAGGATCCTCGTGAGGTTGAACTGCGCCGAGTTCAAGGCTATGGCGTTCATCAGGTACCGCTTGCCCACGATCTCGGGCACTATCGCCTGAAATGCGGGATTGGTCAGCGCCCCCACCACCCCCGACAGGAAGGACAGCAGCATCAGGTGCCATAGCTGGATGCGCCCCACGAATATCAGCAGGCCCAACGCCCCCGCAATCACCCCCAACAGCACCTGGCTAACGATCAGCAGCCAGCGCTTGTCCACCCTGTCCGCCAGCACACCCCCAAGCAGCGACAGGAAGAGGTTGGGTACCGTGGCGCAGAAGCCCACCAGGCCCACGTAGAACTCGGACCTCGAGAGCGTCACCACCAGCCAGCCCTGGGCCACCGACTGCATCCACATCCCCGAGTTGCTGATGAGCGCGGCGAAGAAGAACAAGCGATATTCGGGCAGATGCAGCGAAGCAAAAGTCCCCTGCGGGGCCTGTACCGTGCTGCGCTCCTCGAGCGAGGGGGAGGCAATCGCGGGCTCCGCGTAGGGAGCCTGCTCCAGGGCCGCTAAGTCCCCATCGCTGCCGGCGCGGCTGGATCGTTGACTGTGCGCAGACATAGCACCATTATATCCCAACGCCTGAGCGGGAGCTCAACACCCTACGACAGCATTAACATTCCTTCATCCTTCGATACGAGATATTAAGTCAAGTTTCATGATGTTTACGTATAGTAGTTATGTGCAGTTTGTGCGATAATGCGATATATAAGTTTTTATTTGTGCCTCGATGCACCTAAGAGGCTCGTTATACATGGAGGGATGTCTGATGATCAACAGGGTATATCTGTGCTTGTCGCTCTGCCTGGCGCTCCTGGCTCTCCTGGCACCCCGCGCCGCCCTCGCCGGGGTATCGATAGCTGACGAGCAGGCTCGGGCTGTGAGCGAGGTCAACCGCTACAGGCAATCCGTGGGGTTGCCAGCAGTCACCGCCACTACCGCCCTCAACACCGCCGCCCGCAAGCACGCGGTGTACATGCTGGAGACCGGCGAGATGGACCACTACGAGACCCAAAAGAACAGCCCTTACTACGTGGCCTACAGCCCTTACGGCCGAGCCAGGCTGTTCGGCTACAGCAACTCGTCCATCTCCGAGAACATCCGCTGGAGCTCCGAGGGAGCTGTGGGCACGCGCACGTACGTGGGGGTGGACAACGCCGTACAGTGGTGGATGGCAGCGATCTACCACCGCTTCGCGATCATCAGCCCCCGCACGGAGAACATAGGCTACGGCGTGTACTACAAGGCTGGCGAATCCGCGCAGGTGATGGACTTCGGCACCGACTACTCGCGGACGGGACCAATGGTGCGATGGCCAAGGCCCAACCAGCGGGGGGTGGGCACCTACTTGAACGGCGAGTCCCCCAACCCGGTGGCACAGTTTGGGGGAGATTTCCCCACCGGCTACCCCGTGTCGATCACCTGGTACAGGGGCACGGTGCGCTACACCTCCATCCAGATGGTGCGCGTCAGCGACGGCAAGGCCATCCCAGGCTACAGGCTGAGCCCGCAGAACGACGACTTCCACAGGTGGTCTACCAGCCTGAGCTTCATCCCCAAGGACCCGCTCGACCACAGCACCACCTACCGCGTGACCTTCAGAGGCTTCTACTCGCCCACCGGCAGCACCAGCGACGAGCGCAGCTTCAGCTACACCTGGTCGTTCACCACCCAGCCCCCTCAGGGCAACCTGAGGAGCAGCTCCCCAGCCAACGGCAGCACTGGTGTGGCGCTCACCCCCACCATCAAGCTCTACTTCGAGAGGGGGCTGCGGAGCTACACCCTGGTCCCCAACAGCGCCGTTGGCAGCTACTGGCAGGCCGTGGGGCTCGGCCTGAGGAGATCCGACGGCACCAACGTGGCGATAGACGTGGTGGAGCCCACCGATCCCTACACCACCAGCGTCTCGTTGCGACCGGTCAACGCTCTTAGCCCCAACACCTGGTACACCCTGTACTACCAGGTGTACGATCGGTGGGGCAGGCCCGTCAGGGGGCAGGTGCGCTTCACCACCGGTAGGTGAGGTGTTTTACATTGCAGCGTACAGGCTGATCAGGTTGCCGTCCGGGTCCCGGAGCACGGCGTACCTCTGGCCCCAGAAGGCATCCCATGGCTCCCTGTGACCCTCATAGCCGCCGGAGACGACGCGCTCGTAGAGCTGATCGACCTCGTCCGGGGAGGAGCACTCGAAGGCCAACTCTATCCTGTGGCCTCGAGGCTCCTCCCAGCCCTGGTAGACCTCCCGCAGGAGCTCGATCGAGTCCCAGCAGAGGTATACACCCCCTAGGTCCAGCTCCACGTGCGGCTCCAGGGGCTGCCCCTCGGGCAGGGGTAGCCCCAGCAAGCGGTAGAAAGCCAGAGAAGCAGCCATATCCCGGGTGGCTATCCCCACCACCCCAGCTTGATCGGCATATCGTACCTCCCGTCAGATTGAGATGCCATTATACCAGCCCTCAGCGTGCGCGAGAGGCGGCGAAACGGTTGAGGATGTTGGCCGTCATGCGCTCGATGCGGGGATCGGCCACCCCGGGCTTGTCCAGTCCCCAACCCCACCATATGGAGCCGGCATCGAACACCCACGCACCGCTGGGCGCCTGGTAGATGCTGGTGTTGCCGTGCCCCACCACCTTCCCATCTTTGACTATGGGAGAGTCCGCCAGCAGGGTGTACGAGCGATGAGGCGGCATGGGCGCATGGGGGTCGAAGGTGTCGTACTCGTAGCCCACGAGGCCGCGCACCCTGTCCCCGTCGTGCAAGCCGGTGCCGGCGTAAACCCAGTCGTCAGCATGAGTTACCACGTAGTCCGCTCCCCCTTTGTCCATACCACCGTAGTTGAGCCCTATGAGCGTCTGCTCGGGCTCGCTGACCGGCGGGTTGGGCCAGTTGACCGTGCTGCCCTTGCCCTTGACGGGATCTAGCCTGGCGCTCTTGTAGCACACGATTATCCTGTCGAGCACGCCGGAGCTGGA from Thermobaculum terrenum ATCC BAA-798 includes:
- a CDS encoding response regulator translates to MSAKIVLFEDNPDIREFVSMVLREEGYEVVVPESLTEALEHIELHGADLFLLDSEGDDPQAAIDSLRLGCERAGPRVTTVVFTAYTVSKEQALEMGCAGVIPKPFDLDSLLSQIQKYLQLSRGQEAASSQE
- a CDS encoding MFS transporter; amino-acid sequence: MSAHSQRSSRAGSDGDLAALEQAPYAEPAIASPSLEERSTVQAPQGTFASLHLPEYRLFFFAALISNSGMWMQSVAQGWLVVTLSRSEFYVGLVGFCATVPNLFLSLLGGVLADRVDKRWLLIVSQVLLGVIAGALGLLIFVGRIQLWHLMLLSFLSGVVGALTNPAFQAIVPEIVGKRYLMNAIALNSAQFNLTRILGPTIGGALLNLLGTAAMYFANALSYFVFALAMYVIRPKYPPQHRAAYSDGIVNSLLAAWRYVWSHGLMRVVVLLAVVQTVFLFPYTTLLPVFAKEVLHAGAMGYSMFLTAMGVGAFIAALMLASIGDTPHKGRLMITAQLVFAAAVTVFAVSRWLPLSMLALPFAGWGMVTYMATGNTLLQAIVTDDMRGRVMSIWVLAGLGMMPVGNLLAGALAAWLTPTIALVLGAIVTVILTLLAVRWEPSMMRPQVFTPES
- a CDS encoding Ig-like domain-containing protein; protein product: MINRVYLCLSLCLALLALLAPRAALAGVSIADEQARAVSEVNRYRQSVGLPAVTATTALNTAARKHAVYMLETGEMDHYETQKNSPYYVAYSPYGRARLFGYSNSSISENIRWSSEGAVGTRTYVGVDNAVQWWMAAIYHRFAIISPRTENIGYGVYYKAGESAQVMDFGTDYSRTGPMVRWPRPNQRGVGTYLNGESPNPVAQFGGDFPTGYPVSITWYRGTVRYTSIQMVRVSDGKAIPGYRLSPQNDDFHRWSTSLSFIPKDPLDHSTTYRVTFRGFYSPTGSTSDERSFSYTWSFTTQPPQGNLRSSSPANGSTGVALTPTIKLYFERGLRSYTLVPNSAVGSYWQAVGLGLRRSDGTNVAIDVVEPTDPYTTSVSLRPVNALSPNTWYTLYYQVYDRWGRPVRGQVRFTTGR
- a CDS encoding VOC family protein, which gives rise to MVGIATRDMAASLAFYRLLGLPLPEGQPLEPHVELDLGGVYLCWDSIELLREVYQGWEEPRGHRIELAFECSSPDEVDQLYERVVSGGYEGHREPWDAFWGQRYAVLRDPDGNLISLYAAM